A single region of the Microbulbifer sp. MKSA007 genome encodes:
- a CDS encoding peptidylprolyl isomerase, protein MKIANHTVVEIHYTLKDADGTVIDSSANGEPLKYLQGVGNIIPGLEREMLEKAPGDKFTAVIAPEDGYGEQNPELIQTMPRSAFGGVEELSVGMAFRAESTEGHPIEVEIIDIDGDEVTINGNHPLAGVELHFEIEVVSVREATAEEVDHGHVH, encoded by the coding sequence ATGAAGATTGCCAACCACACAGTTGTGGAGATCCACTACACCCTGAAAGATGCTGACGGAACAGTCATTGACTCCTCAGCCAATGGAGAGCCGCTCAAATATCTGCAAGGGGTTGGTAATATCATTCCTGGGCTTGAGCGCGAGATGCTGGAAAAGGCACCCGGTGATAAATTTACTGCGGTAATCGCACCAGAAGACGGTTACGGCGAGCAAAACCCGGAGCTGATCCAAACCATGCCGCGCAGTGCCTTTGGTGGTGTTGAAGAGTTATCTGTAGGAATGGCATTCCGTGCAGAGAGCACCGAAGGTCACCCGATTGAAGTCGAAATTATCGACATCGACGGCGACGAAGTCACTATCAATGGCAACCACCCCCTCGCCGGCGTTGAGCTGCACTTCGAAATTGAAGTTGTTTCTGTACGCGAAGCGACTGCCGAAGAAGTTGATCACGGCCACGTGCACTGA
- a CDS encoding DCC1-like thiol-disulfide oxidoreductase family protein: MSLPNNIILFDSICNLCNSWSQLILKRDREQRFTLCRVQSNAGQHFLKQLNLPLDTYQTMILLERHGGTYQSFYKSEAALRIASRLPQPWRLLAILRYIPRPARDWLYDLVARNRYRWFGQRESCLLPCDADKQRFLEDVPEETPDELV; the protein is encoded by the coding sequence ATGTCATTGCCAAACAACATCATCCTGTTTGATAGCATCTGCAACCTGTGCAATAGCTGGAGTCAACTAATACTCAAGCGCGACAGAGAGCAGCGCTTTACCCTGTGCCGAGTGCAGTCCAATGCAGGCCAGCACTTCCTTAAACAGCTGAACCTGCCGCTGGACACTTACCAAACCATGATTTTGCTGGAACGACATGGTGGCACTTACCAATCCTTTTACAAAAGTGAAGCGGCACTGAGAATTGCCAGCCGCCTACCACAACCCTGGCGTTTATTGGCCATTTTGCGCTACATTCCCCGCCCGGCAAGGGATTGGCTCTACGACTTGGTTGCTCGAAACCGCTATCGCTGGTTTGGTCAACGGGAAAGTTGCCTATTGCCGTGTGACGCTGACAAACAGCGGTTTTTGGAAGATGTACCTGAAGAGACCCCAGATGAGCTTGTCTGA